Part of the Streptomyces europaeiscabiei genome is shown below.
GACGGCGCTCGAAGTCGCGGACGTACTCCACGGCTCGCACGGACCGCATCTCGGCGGCCTGGCCGGCGGCCTCGGCGCCCAACTGACAGGCCTGGTCGAGTTCGCCGAGGCCGAGGCGGGCGGAGGCGAGCACGACACGGCTGAAGAGACGGCTGCGGGCGTAGGCGGGCGCCCGCAACTGCAGGGAGCGCTCGGCGTGCTGGGCCGCGGCCCGGTACTGCTGGAGGTCGCGGTGGCTGTGGCCGAACTCGTCGGCGAGCTGGGCCTCGTCGAAGAACCGCGCCCAGTACGGGACCTCGTCCCCGGGGCGGGCCGTCTCCAGGGCGCGCTCGGCCCGTACCAGCGCGGCCGTGGAGGCCCGTACCTCGCCGAGCACCGCGTGCCCCCGCGCCTCGACGGAGTGCAGCAGCGACTGCACCACCGGCGGCACGGCCGACCCGACACCCTGCTGGGCGACGCGCGCGAGCTGCACCGCCTCCCGGCCGTGCCCCAGGTACACCGCCTGCCGGCTCATCGTGACGAGCACGTACGCCCCGTACGCCCGGTCCCCCGCCGCCTGCGCCAGCCTCAGCGCCTGCACGAAGTACCGCTGGGCGAGACCGTGCGCGCCGATGTCGTACGAGGTCCAGCCGGCCAGCCGGGTGAGGTCGGCGGCGGCCGCGAACAGCCGTCGGCCGACCTGCTCGCCGTAGGCGCCGCGCAGCATGGGCTCGGCCTCGTGCTCCAGGTAGCGCACGAGGGCCTGGCGGGCGTGGCCGCCGCCGTACGCGTCGTCGAGGGCGCGGAACAGCTCCCCGACCGAGCGGAGGGCGGCGATGTCCCCGCCGGTGACCTTCTGGCCGGGGCCGCGCTCGGTCTGGCTGCGCTGCCGGGGGACGACCGGACGGCCCTGCGGGGGGACCCGGGTCGCGCCCGGATCACCCCGGCCCACCCGGTCGTCGGCACGGCCGATCAGCCAGTCCCGGCTGGGGACGACCAGTCCGGCCGGGGTGAACGCGATCTTGCGAAGCTCGGCGTGGCTGCCGGAGTCCTTGCGCCACAGCCCGCCGACGATGTCGATGGCCTCCTCGGGGGTCGCGGCGAACTCCAGGCCCGCGTAGACGGGGGCACAGGCGTCCAGGCCGAGGTCCTGGGCGGTGAGCCGGCGGCCGAGGCGGCGGGTGAACACCTCGGCGATGAGTGCGGGCGTCGTGCCCCGGGGCTGCTGACCGCGCAACCAGCGGGTGACCGACGTCTTGTCGTATCTGAGGTCGAGGCCGTGTTCGAGACCGAGCTGGTCCACACGGCGCGCTAGTCCCGCGTTCGAGAACCCCGCTTCTGCGATGAGGGCGGCGAGCTGGCGGTTGGGGGTGCGCTGCGCGGGTCGTTCCGTCATCTGCGGTGCGGTCTCCTGCCTTCCGGGTGTCGGCGGGGTTTCCCGGATTGCCTGGTGAGAAGCCTTTTGCGGCCTTGTGAACGGCGCGAATGTAGCGGAGAGTAAGCACCTGATAGCACACTTCCGCATCCATTCATCCGATCGTGTGAGGATTTGCCGCACGGCTGACGTGGTCGGCCTCCGACACGCGCCGGCGGGGCCCCTCGTACGCCCGGCGTGCCAAGACGTACGCCGGATGCCCGCCCACCGCCTCCGCGCCCGGTACGACCGAGGCCGCGCGCCGGTGCGGACGGCGATGCCGGGTGCCGCTGCCGGATGTCGCCGCCGGAGGCCGCTCGAACAGCGCCCGGTCGCACGGTCGTACAGTGGCTTGGGCGCGTCACGCGCCTGACAGGGCTATCGCGGTGCCGCCGCCCGGCAGTACCGCGGAGGGAGGCGCTTGCCGTGAGTGGGTTGCGGTTCGTCCGCATGGGGTTCGGCACGGAGGCCGTCGAGTACCAGGCGGCGTGGGACGAGCAGCGCCGGGTGCACGCGGCGCGCTTCACCGACGAGGTCCCCGACACCGTGCTGCTCCTGGAGCACCCGCCTGTCTACACGGCCGGCCGGCGCACGGCCGACAACGAGCGCCCCCTCGACGGCACCCCCGTCATCGATGTCGACCGCGGCGGCAAGATCACCTGGCACGGTCCGGGCCAGCTGGTGGGCTACCCGATCCAGAAGCTTCCCCGCCCGGTGGACGTGGTGGCCCACGTACGACGTCTCGAAGAGGCCCTGATCCGTACGTGCGCGGAGTTCGGGGTGGAGACCACCCGGGTCGAGGGCCGCAGCGGCGTGTGGGTGCTCGGCGATCCGGTCGAGCAGCGGCTCGGCGGACTCTCCCTGGACCTGGATCCCCGGATGACCGACGACGAGTTCGATCCGCGGATGAACGGGCCGGAGTACGCGCCCTCCAACGCCGGGCAGCGGCGCGAGGACCGCAAGATCGCGGCCATCGGGATCCGGGTGGCGAAGGGCGTCACGATGCACGGCTTCGCTCTGAACGTGAACCCGGACAACAAGTGGTTCGACCGGATCATCCCCTGCGGGATCCGCGACGCCGGCGTCGCCTCCCTGGCGGGTGAGCTGGGCCGCGACATCGAGATCGCGGAGGTGCTTCCGGTGGCCGAGCGGCATCTGCGGGACGTGCTGGAGGACGCGGAGCTGAAGCCGCGCGAGGTCGAACGGGCGTCGGTGTAGTCCGCGTCGGGCTCGGGGGGGGGCGGTGCGTTGGCGGGTGCGGGTTCGGTGGGGGCTGGTCGCGCAGTTCCCCGCGCCCGTGAAAGACCGGCCCCCGCGCCCCTGAAAGACCAGGCTCCTGCGGGCCTGGAAGGCCACGGCCGGGCGGGCCTGAAGAGCACGGGGCGCAGCCCCTGCTTTTCAGGGGCGCGGGGAACTGCGCGAGAAGCCCCACCCACCCGCGCCGTGGGGGTCGAAGGGGCACAGCCCCTGGGATGGGACGGGCAGGGGCGGCGGGGGCGAAGGGAATGCCACCCCGATGCCGAAGGTTGCCCACCCCGGAGACCGAGAACCGCACGGGCGTACCCTGGTGGACGCCGAAGAATCGAAGCACAGGGAGCCGATGTGTCCGCAGTCGCACCCGACGGACGCAAGATGCTGCGCCTGGAGGTCCGGAACAGCCAGACCCCCATCGAGCGCAAGCCCGAGTGGATCAAGACCCGGGCGAAAATGGGCCCCGAGTACACGAAGATGCAGGCCCTGGTGAAGAGCGAGGGTCTGCACACGGTCTGCCAGGAGGCGGGCTGTCCCAACATCTACGAGTGCTGGGAGGACCGTGAGGCGACGTTCCTCATCGGTGGCGACCAGTGCACCCGGCGCTGCGACTTCTGCCAGATCGACACCGGCAAGCCCGAGGCGCTCGACCGCGACGAGCCCCGCCGCGTCGGCGAGTCCGTCGTCACCATGGACCTGAACTACGCCACCATCACCGGCGTCGCCCGTGACGACCTCCCCGACGGCGGCGCCTGGCTGTACGCCGAGACGGTCCGGCAGATCCACGAGCAGACGGCGGGCCGCGAGGACGGCCGGACCAAGGTCGAACTGCTGGCGCCCGACTTCAACGCCGTGCCGGAGCTCCTGGAGGAGGTCTTCGCCTCCCGCCCCGAGGTCTTCGCGCACAACGTCGAGACGGTCCCCCGGATCTTCAAGCGCATCCGCCCCGGCTTCCGCTACGAGCGCTCCCTGAAGGTCATCACCGAGGCCCGTGACTACGGTCTGGTCACGAAGTCGAACCTGATCCTCGGCATGGGCGAGACCCGCGAAGAGGTCAGCGAGGCGCTCCGGCAGCTGCACGACGCCGGCTGCGAGCTGGTGACCATCACCCAGTACCTTCGCCCGAGCGTCCGCCACCACCCCGTGGAGCGCTGGGTCAAGCCGCAGGAGTTCGTCGAACTGAAGCAGGAGGCCGACGAGATCGGCTTCTCCGGCGTGATGTCCGGCCCGCTCGTCCGCTCCTCGTACCGTGCCGGCCGCCTCTACCAGATGGCCATCGAGAAGCGCGGTTCCTACATCGCTTCGCAGGCCGTCTGACCGCCACGCCGACCACTCCGCCGAATGGCACGGAGTGCCATCAGGTCGTGTGAATCCCAGCACAAGTAGCTACTCGTCAGTAATGGCCGATCGACCGCGGTCCTGACAGTCCTCGCAGATGAGGGCACTGTCAGGGCCGCGTCGAGGTTTAAGGGCCCCACATCAAGGCTTCACTGGCGTTTGACCGGTCGGTCACGCCCTGGTAACACCAATGAGTGACCCTGGTTTCACACCCGGTACAGAGTCCTAGCCAGAGCAGCCATCCCGAGGGGGGACCTCCCATGCAGGCCGCACCCGTCCACGCCACACCGATCCCGTCGATCACCGGTGCACTCCGTGCCGTCGAGTCGCTGCTCATGAGCAGCGGTCAGCGCACGGCCCGTCGCAACGCCTGGACCTCCGTCCTGGAGGACCGCCGCCGCGCCAAGGACCGTGTCGAGGTCGAGCGCGTCCTCGAAGCGGTCGTCGCCTCACGCACCTCGTAACCCCAGCCCCTCCCCGCACCACCCCGTCTCCGCACGACGGCCGCACCACCCCGTCTCCGCACGACGGCCGCACCACCCCGTCTCCGCACGACGGCCGCTCCACGCCGGCACCGCCGCCGCCCGGCGCCGCTTCCCCAGCGCTGCCCCGGTCTCCGGTCCCCACCGGCACCGCCGTCGTCCTCGCTTCCCCGGACACGTAGACTTCGTGCCATGGCGAGGAAGGAATCCGCAGCGGACGCTGCGAACCCCGGGCGACTCAAGCAGATCGCCCTGACATACAAGATGACCCGCAAGGCCGACAAGAAGATCGGTCTTGTACTCGCGACTGTCGGAATCTTCACCTTCGGTGTCTTCCTCGCGATCGGTTTCTTGATCGGTCACCCCATCTATCTCGGCGCTCTGGGCCTCCTGCTCGCCTTCCTCGCGACGGCGATCGTCTTCGGACGACGGGCCGAGCGGGCCGCGTTCGGGCAGATGGAGGGCCAGCCGGGTGCGGCGGCCGCGGTGCTGGACAACGTGGGCCGTGGCTGGACCACGACCCCCGCGGTGGCGATGAACCGCAGCCAGGACGTGGTGCACCGGGCCGTGGGCAAGGCCGGCATCGTCCTGGTCGCCGAGGGCAACCCGAACCGGGTGAAGACCCTGCTGGCCGCCGAGAAGCGGAAGATGGCCCGCATCGTGGCGGACGTCCCGGTGCACGACCTGGTCGTGGGCACCGGTGAGGGCCGGACCGAGCTGAAGAAGCTCCGCACGACCATGCTCAAGCTGCCGCGCGTCCTCTCCGGCCCCCAGGTGACCGCCACCAACGACCGGCTGCGCGCCATGGGCGACCTGATGAGCAACATGCCGCTCCCCAAGGGCCCGATGCCCAAGGGCATGCGCATGCCCAAGGGCGGCCCGAAGGCCCGCTGACGACCCTGTACGACGATGGGGGCGCCCGGATCACTCCGGGCGCCCCCATCGTCGTACAGGGTCTCGTCGTGCAGGGTCGTCGTACCGGCGCTAGATCCGCACCTCCACCGTCCGCGCCAGCCGGTCGTGCAGGCCCCGGCCGTCGCGGTCCCAGACGAGGGCGGGGATGGCGAGGCACAGCAGGGCCGTCCGGGCGAGGGCGCGCCAGGGGTTCACGGTGCCGGTGTCCTGGGCGACGACGCGGAGGCCGAAGAGGCGCTTGCCCGGGGTGAAGCCCACCGTGCCCAGCGTGAGGGTGTGGAGCAGGAAGAAGATGAGCAGGGCCCAGTTGCTGGTGGCCTGATCGTAGCCGTCGGTGATCAGGCCGTATGCGATCAAGAGGCAGAGGCCCCAGTCCACGGCCAGGGCGCCGAGACGGCGGCCGGGGCGGGCGATGGAGCCGGCCCCCTCCTCCGGCAGGCCGAGCTGCTCTCCCCTGTATCCGAAGTCGATTCCGGCGTCCTCCGCAGCGG
Proteins encoded:
- a CDS encoding regulator, with amino-acid sequence MTERPAQRTPNRQLAALIAEAGFSNAGLARRVDQLGLEHGLDLRYDKTSVTRWLRGQQPRGTTPALIAEVFTRRLGRRLTAQDLGLDACAPVYAGLEFAATPEEAIDIVGGLWRKDSGSHAELRKIAFTPAGLVVPSRDWLIGRADDRVGRGDPGATRVPPQGRPVVPRQRSQTERGPGQKVTGGDIAALRSVGELFRALDDAYGGGHARQALVRYLEHEAEPMLRGAYGEQVGRRLFAAAADLTRLAGWTSYDIGAHGLAQRYFVQALRLAQAAGDRAYGAYVLVTMSRQAVYLGHGREAVQLARVAQQGVGSAVPPVVQSLLHSVEARGHAVLGEVRASTAALVRAERALETARPGDEVPYWARFFDEAQLADEFGHSHRDLQQYRAAAQHAERSLQLRAPAYARSRLFSRVVLASARLGLGELDQACQLGAEAAGQAAEMRSVRAVEYVRDFERRLEPYRDAAPVRGYRDKVAALG
- the lipB gene encoding lipoyl(octanoyl) transferase LipB, with product MSGLRFVRMGFGTEAVEYQAAWDEQRRVHAARFTDEVPDTVLLLEHPPVYTAGRRTADNERPLDGTPVIDVDRGGKITWHGPGQLVGYPIQKLPRPVDVVAHVRRLEEALIRTCAEFGVETTRVEGRSGVWVLGDPVEQRLGGLSLDLDPRMTDDEFDPRMNGPEYAPSNAGQRREDRKIAAIGIRVAKGVTMHGFALNVNPDNKWFDRIIPCGIRDAGVASLAGELGRDIEIAEVLPVAERHLRDVLEDAELKPREVERASV
- the lipA gene encoding lipoyl synthase yields the protein MSAVAPDGRKMLRLEVRNSQTPIERKPEWIKTRAKMGPEYTKMQALVKSEGLHTVCQEAGCPNIYECWEDREATFLIGGDQCTRRCDFCQIDTGKPEALDRDEPRRVGESVVTMDLNYATITGVARDDLPDGGAWLYAETVRQIHEQTAGREDGRTKVELLAPDFNAVPELLEEVFASRPEVFAHNVETVPRIFKRIRPGFRYERSLKVITEARDYGLVTKSNLILGMGETREEVSEALRQLHDAGCELVTITQYLRPSVRHHPVERWVKPQEFVELKQEADEIGFSGVMSGPLVRSSYRAGRLYQMAIEKRGSYIASQAV
- a CDS encoding SCO2195 family GlnR-regulated protein; translated protein: MQAAPVHATPIPSITGALRAVESLLMSSGQRTARRNAWTSVLEDRRRAKDRVEVERVLEAVVASRTS
- a CDS encoding DUF4191 domain-containing protein; this encodes MARKESAADAANPGRLKQIALTYKMTRKADKKIGLVLATVGIFTFGVFLAIGFLIGHPIYLGALGLLLAFLATAIVFGRRAERAAFGQMEGQPGAAAAVLDNVGRGWTTTPAVAMNRSQDVVHRAVGKAGIVLVAEGNPNRVKTLLAAEKRKMARIVADVPVHDLVVGTGEGRTELKKLRTTMLKLPRVLSGPQVTATNDRLRAMGDLMSNMPLPKGPMPKGMRMPKGGPKAR
- a CDS encoding RDD family protein; this encodes MDKRQALGSWLSGPRAAAEDAGIDFGYRGEQLGLPEEGAGSIARPGRRLGALAVDWGLCLLIAYGLITDGYDQATSNWALLIFFLLHTLTLGTVGFTPGKRLFGLRVVAQDTGTVNPWRALARTALLCLAIPALVWDRDGRGLHDRLARTVEVRI